Proteins from one Methanobrevibacter sp. genomic window:
- a CDS encoding glycosyltransferase, which yields MKKILYVLHSGMTGGTFHTTMDLMNNLNKTYDILVLGAESDSLRLYSFSNGNIKLIKKYSRNFKLRKSIEDTSTFVNKWSAKDFHNSWATYVYFEILTKYNVDIIHIMHLINHSFDLPQVADKLNIPVILSIHDFYFLCPFYTLLDENNHYCEAKCNQNNENCYLPWNILNDINSKKIIPKWRENVLNMFSFINYFIAPSEIIKKLFFSVYDDEKIINETNFKIIEHGRDFPKITKTYYELPSEGKKIKILCSANNLDIMKGANVIKNIKKYDIDNSIEFHFLGNCDENLSNYGITHGKYEREEFYDKIYEIKPSFIGIFSIWPESFCHTLTEAWSCHIPVIGSNVGVVKDRIIKNNGGWIVDINNSKNAYKSIMDISKNLDDYKKVVENLKTMHFKNIFEMVSEYVRIYDMVE from the coding sequence TTGAAAAAAATTTTATATGTTTTACACTCGGGAATGACTGGTGGAACATTTCACACTACAATGGATTTAATGAATAATTTAAATAAAACTTATGATATTCTAGTTCTAGGTGCTGAAAGTGATTCCTTAAGATTATATTCATTTTCGAATGGAAATATCAAGTTAATTAAAAAATATTCTCGTAATTTCAAGTTACGCAAATCTATTGAAGATACATCAACATTTGTTAATAAATGGTCTGCAAAAGATTTTCACAACTCCTGGGCAACCTATGTTTATTTTGAAATATTAACTAAATATAATGTAGATATAATACACATTATGCATTTAATTAACCATAGCTTTGATTTACCGCAAGTTGCGGATAAATTAAACATTCCTGTTATTCTATCAATACATGATTTTTATTTTTTATGTCCTTTTTACACATTACTTGATGAAAACAATCATTATTGTGAAGCGAAATGCAACCAAAACAATGAAAATTGTTACTTGCCCTGGAATATATTAAATGACATTAATTCAAAAAAGATTATTCCTAAATGGCGAGAAAATGTTTTAAATATGTTTTCATTTATAAACTATTTTATCGCACCCTCTGAAATTATAAAAAAACTATTTTTCTCCGTTTATGATGATGAAAAAATCATTAATGAAACCAATTTTAAAATAATTGAACATGGACGAGATTTTCCAAAAATAACAAAAACATATTATGAACTTCCTTCAGAAGGGAAAAAAATAAAAATTTTATGCTCGGCAAACAATTTAGACATTATGAAAGGTGCTAATGTAATTAAAAATATTAAAAAGTACGACATTGATAATTCAATTGAATTTCATTTTTTGGGGAATTGCGATGAAAATTTATCTAATTATGGCATTACCCATGGAAAATATGAACGAGAAGAATTTTATGATAAGATCTATGAAATAAAACCCTCATTTATTGGAATATTTTCAATTTGGCCAGAATCATTTTGTCATACTCTAACAGAAGCTTGGAGTTGCCACATCCCAGTGATTGGAAGCAATGTTGGTGTTGTTAAAGATAGAATAATTAAAAACAATGGAGGGTGGATTGTTGATATTAACAATTCAAAAAATGCATATAAATCCATTATGGATATTTCAAAAAATTTAGATGATTATAAAAAAGTAGTAGAAAATTTAAAGACAATGCATTTTAAAAATATATTCGAAATGGTTAGCGAATATGTTAGAATATATGATATGGTGGAGTAA